The proteins below come from a single Ictidomys tridecemlineatus isolate mIctTri1 chromosome 8, mIctTri1.hap1, whole genome shotgun sequence genomic window:
- the Anks1a gene encoding ankyrin repeat and SAM domain-containing protein 1A isoform X16, which translates to MVCLFRDCWGKTSSRTLEQSVGEWLESVGLQQYESKLLLNGFDDVRFLGSNVMEEQDLREIGISDPQHRRKLLQAARSLPKVKALGYDGNSPPSVPSWLDSLGLQDYVHSFLSSGYSSIDTVKNLWELELVNVLKVHLLGHRKRIIASLAERPYEEPPQKPPRFSQLRFLPLQCQDLISQTSSPLSQNDSCTGRSADLLLPSGDTGRRRHDSLQDPAAPSRAERFRIQEEHREAKLTLRPPSLAAPYAPVQSWQHQPEKLIFESCGYEANYLGSMLIKDLRGTESTQDACAKMRKSTEHMKKIPTIILSITYKGVKFIDASNKNVIAEHEIRNISCAAQDPEDLCTFAYITKDLQTSHHYCHVFSTVDVNLTYEIILTLGQAFEVAYQLALQAQKSRSLGASAVEMIETKSSKPVPKPRVGTRKSAVPLTPDSRCCHCHSCTTHRPSYLPLPSVSPGVKLEPPDTDQEAQSHASVSWIVDPKPDSKRSLSTKYETTIF; encoded by the exons GGATCTAACGTGATGGAAGAACAGGACCTGCGGGAAATCGGCATCAGTGACCCACAGCACCGGCGAAAGCTGCTCCAGGCTGCACGCTCTCTGCCCAAG GTAAAGGCCCTGGGCTATGATGGGAACAGTCCCCCATCCGTCCCCTCCTGGCTGGACTCCCTGGGGCTGCAGGACTACGTCCACTCCTTCCTGTCCAGTGGCTACAGCTCCATCGACACTGTGAAGAACCTCTGGGAGCTGGAGCTTGTCAAC GTCCTGAAGGTCCACCTGCTGGGCCATCGCAAGCGCATCATCGCCTCCCTGGCAGAGAGGCCCTATGAGGAGCCGCCGCAGAAGCCCCCAAGGTTTTCCCAGCTGAGG TTTCTCCCCCTACAGTGCCAAGACTTGATTTCCCAGACCTCATCCCCACTGAGCCAGAATGATTCCTGCACCGGGCGGTCAGCAGACCTGCTGCTGCCTTCTGGGGACACAGGCAGGAGGCGGCATGACAGTCTTCAGGACCCTGCAGCACCCTCTCGAGCAGAGCGTTTCAGAATCCAG GAGGAGCACCGCGAGGCCAAACTAACCCTGCGGCCACCCAGCCTAGCCGCCCCCTACGCCCCCGTGCAGAGCTGGCAACACCAGCCGGAGAAGCTCATCTTTGAGTCCTGCGGTTACGAGGCCAAT TATCTGGGCTCCATGCTGATCAAAGACCTGCGCGGGACAGAATCCACGCAGGACGCCTGCGCCAAGATGCGG AAATCCACCGAGCACATGAAGAAGATCCCCACCATCATCCTGTCTATCACATACAAAGGTGTCAAGTTCATCGATGCTTCCAACAAG AACGTCATCGCAGAGCACGAGATCCGCAACATTTCCTGTGCAGCCCAGGACCCGGAGGACCTCTGTACCTTTGCCTACATCACCAAGGACCTGCAGACTAGCCACCACTACTGCCACGTGTTCAGCACAGTAGATGTG AACCTGACCTATGAGATCATCCTTACACTGGGCCAGGCGTTCGAGGTGGCCTATCAGCTGGCCCTACAGGCCCAGAAGTCCAGGTCGCTGGGGGCCTCTGCTGTCGAGATGATCGAAACAAAATCTTCCAAACCGGTGCCTAAGCCTCGGGTGGGCACAAGGAAGTCCGCA GTACCGCTGACCCCCGATAGTCGCTGTTGTCACTGTCACTCCTGCACCACCCACCGCCCCTCCTACCTGCCGCTGCCGTCTGTTAGTCCTGGAGTCAAG CTGGAACCACCCGACACTGACCAAGAGGCCCAGTCCCACGCCAGTGTCTCCTGGATTGTGGACCCAAAGCCAGACTCCAAGCGGAGCCTCAGCACCAAGTATGAGACCACTATCTTCTAA
- the Anks1a gene encoding ankyrin repeat and SAM domain-containing protein 1A isoform X17 — translation MEEQDLREIGISDPQHRRKLLQAARSLPKVKALGYDGNSPPSVPSWLDSLGLQDYVHSFLSSGYSSIDTVKNLWELELVNVLKVHLLGHRKRIIASLAERPYEEPPQKPPRFSQLRFLPLQCQDLISQTSSPLSQNDSCTGRSADLLLPSGDTGRRRHDSLQDPAAPSRAERFRIQEEHREAKLTLRPPSLAAPYAPVQSWQHQPEKLIFESCGYEANYLGSMLIKDLRGTESTQDACAKMRKSTEHMKKIPTIILSITYKGVKFIDASNKNVIAEHEIRNISCAAQDPEDLCTFAYITKDLQTSHHYCHVFSTVDVNLTYEIILTLGQAFEVAYQLALQAQKSRSLGASAVEMIETKSSKPVPKPRVGTRKSAVPLTPDSRCCHCHSCTTHRPSYLPLPSVSPGVKLEPPDTDQEAQSHASVSWIVDPKPDSKRSLSTKYETTIF, via the exons ATGGAAGAACAGGACCTGCGGGAAATCGGCATCAGTGACCCACAGCACCGGCGAAAGCTGCTCCAGGCTGCACGCTCTCTGCCCAAG GTAAAGGCCCTGGGCTATGATGGGAACAGTCCCCCATCCGTCCCCTCCTGGCTGGACTCCCTGGGGCTGCAGGACTACGTCCACTCCTTCCTGTCCAGTGGCTACAGCTCCATCGACACTGTGAAGAACCTCTGGGAGCTGGAGCTTGTCAAC GTCCTGAAGGTCCACCTGCTGGGCCATCGCAAGCGCATCATCGCCTCCCTGGCAGAGAGGCCCTATGAGGAGCCGCCGCAGAAGCCCCCAAGGTTTTCCCAGCTGAGG TTTCTCCCCCTACAGTGCCAAGACTTGATTTCCCAGACCTCATCCCCACTGAGCCAGAATGATTCCTGCACCGGGCGGTCAGCAGACCTGCTGCTGCCTTCTGGGGACACAGGCAGGAGGCGGCATGACAGTCTTCAGGACCCTGCAGCACCCTCTCGAGCAGAGCGTTTCAGAATCCAG GAGGAGCACCGCGAGGCCAAACTAACCCTGCGGCCACCCAGCCTAGCCGCCCCCTACGCCCCCGTGCAGAGCTGGCAACACCAGCCGGAGAAGCTCATCTTTGAGTCCTGCGGTTACGAGGCCAAT TATCTGGGCTCCATGCTGATCAAAGACCTGCGCGGGACAGAATCCACGCAGGACGCCTGCGCCAAGATGCGG AAATCCACCGAGCACATGAAGAAGATCCCCACCATCATCCTGTCTATCACATACAAAGGTGTCAAGTTCATCGATGCTTCCAACAAG AACGTCATCGCAGAGCACGAGATCCGCAACATTTCCTGTGCAGCCCAGGACCCGGAGGACCTCTGTACCTTTGCCTACATCACCAAGGACCTGCAGACTAGCCACCACTACTGCCACGTGTTCAGCACAGTAGATGTG AACCTGACCTATGAGATCATCCTTACACTGGGCCAGGCGTTCGAGGTGGCCTATCAGCTGGCCCTACAGGCCCAGAAGTCCAGGTCGCTGGGGGCCTCTGCTGTCGAGATGATCGAAACAAAATCTTCCAAACCGGTGCCTAAGCCTCGGGTGGGCACAAGGAAGTCCGCA GTACCGCTGACCCCCGATAGTCGCTGTTGTCACTGTCACTCCTGCACCACCCACCGCCCCTCCTACCTGCCGCTGCCGTCTGTTAGTCCTGGAGTCAAG CTGGAACCACCCGACACTGACCAAGAGGCCCAGTCCCACGCCAGTGTCTCCTGGATTGTGGACCCAAAGCCAGACTCCAAGCGGAGCCTCAGCACCAAGTATGAGACCACTATCTTCTAA